The sequence below is a genomic window from Haemophilus pittmaniae.
AACTTCTAAGGCTACTGAAGAAAGAGCTTCAGCTTTCGGTGTTTTAGCCAATGCGGAAGGTGTTAATTCGACTGCCTTGGGTCAAAGTGCGCATGCTTCAGCGCAGTTTGCGACCGCTGTGGGTGATAGAACTCAGGCGGGTGCTGCAGCAGTTGCAGTAGGTACCCAAGCCAATGCTTCAAAACAAGATTCTATCGCAATTGGTAACAATGCGACCGGTGCTTGGACTAATACTGTTGCTGTAGGTAAAGATACTATCGCAAGTCAAGACCACGCGATTGCAATGGGTACAAGTGCAAATACTTCAGGTGTTCAAGCTATCGGTATTGGTTCATACAGTAAAGCAGAAGCAAATTCATCAATTGCTATTGGTCAAAATGCAACCGTTAGCGGTGTAGCTGCGACAGCGGCAGTTGCCGTTGGTTATTTAGCTGAAGCAACAGCAGCCAATACCTTTGCAGGTGGTAAGAGTGCGAAAGCGAGCGTTGATAACGCTGTTGCATTGGGTGTGCAATCCAATGCTAGCGCACGTAATGCGGCTGCATTAGGTGCATATTCTGCAGCTTCTGGTGAGCGTGCAGCGGCTGTAGGTGCTGCAGCAAACGCTTCTGGAAAACATTCAACCGCTTTAGGTACAGGTTCTTCTGCAAGTATCGAAAATGCGGTGGCTCTAGGTTCAGATTCTGAAACCGCAGAAAACTTCGTTCCAACCAATAATGCAACCGTAGGTACTGTTACTTATAGTAACTTTGCGGGTAATACTAGTGCGTTAGGTAATGGTGCGGTTGTTTCTGTAGGTAAAGCAGGCAGCGAACGTCAAATTCAAAACGTGGCAGCAGGCCGTATTAACTCAACATCAACCGATGCGATCAACGGTTCTCAACTTTATTCTGTAACTAATGCTCTTGTAAGCAATCCATTCAAATTCGAAGGTTTACAAGGTTCTGCTCAAGTGGGATCAACCTATAACTACACACCATCTAGTAGTGCGAATGCGATCCTACAATTAGTAGCCGGTACCGGTTTAAAAATGACCGAGGGTACAGTTACTACAGATGCGAGTACTGGAAAGTCATACCACAAATTTGTGTTAAGTGTAGATCCTAGCTATGTAGGTGCAACTGGTGCTACAGGCGCAACTGGTGCTACAGGCGCTACTGGTGCTACAGGTGCAACTGGTGCTACAGGCGCAACTGGTGCTACAGGCGCAACAGGTGCAACCGGTGCTACAGGCGCAACCGGTGCTACAGGCGCAACCGGTGCGACAGGTGCAACCGGTGCTACAGGCGCAACCGGTGCGACAGGCGCAACTGGTGCTACAGGCGCAACTGGTGCTACAGGTGCAACTGGTGCTACAGGCGCAACAGGTGCGACAGGTGCTACTGGTGCTACAGGCGCAACCGGTGCTACTGGTGCTACAGGCGCAACCGGTGCGACAGGCGCAACTGGTGCGACAGGCGCTACAGGTGCTACAGGCGCAACTGGTGCGACAGGTGCTACAGGTGCAACCGGTGCTACAGGCGCAACAGGTGCGACAGGTGCTACTGGTGCAACAGGCGCAACTGGTGCTACAGGCGCAACTGGTGCTACAGGCGCAACAGGTGCGACAGGTGCTACTGGTGCTACAGGCGCAACCGGTGCGACAGGCGCAACTGGTGCGACAGGCGCTACAGGTGCTACAGGCGCAACTGGTGCGACAGGTGCTACAGGCGCAACTGGCGCTACAGGTGCTACAGGCGCAACTGGTGCTACTGGTGCAACAGGTGCTACAGGTGCAACCGGTGCAACAGGTGAAACAGGCGCTACAGGTGCTACTGGTGCTACTGGTGCAACAGGTGAAACTGGTGCTACAGGCGCAACTGGTGCTACTGGTGCGACAGGTGCTACTGGTGCAACAGGTGCTACAGGTGCTACAGGTGAAACAGGTGCTACAGGTGCTACAGGTGCAACTGGTGCTACAGGTGCTACAGGCGCAACCGGTGAAACTGGTGCAACCGGTGCGACAGGTGAAACTGGTGCTACAGGCGCAACTGGTGCTACAGGCGCAACTGGTGCTACTGGTGCTACAGGCGCAACTGGTGCGACAGGTGCAACAGGTGCAACAGGTGCAACAGGTGAAACTGGTGCTACCGGCGCAACAGGTGCTACAGGCGCAACCGGTGCGACAGGTGAAACAGGTGCAACAGGTGCTACTGGTGCAACAGGTGAAACTGGTGCGACAGGTGCGACAGGTGCAACTGGTGCTACAGGCGCAACAGGTGCAACAGGTGCAACCGGTGCTACAGGTGCTACAGGTGCGACAGGTGCAACTGGTGCTACAGGTGCAACCGGTGCGACAGGTGCAACTGGTGCTACAGGCGCTACCGGTGCTACAGGTGCTACAGGTGCAACCGGTGCAACAGGTGAAACAGGCGCTACAGGTGCTACTGGTGCTACTGGTGCTACTGGTGCAACAGGTGAAACTGGTGCTACAGGCGCAACTGGTGCTACTGGTGCGACAGGTGCGACAGGTGCAACTGGTGCTACAGGCGCAACAGGTGCAACAGGTGCAACCGGTGCTACAGGTGCTACAGGTGCGACAGGTGCAACTGGTGCTACAGGTGCAACCGGTGCGACAGGTGCAACTGGTGCTACAGGCGCTACCGGTGCTACAGGTGCTACAGGTGCAACCGGTGCAACAGGTGAAACAGGCGCTACAGGTGCTACTGGTGCTACTGGTGCTACTGGTGCAACAGGTGAAACTGGTGCTACAGGCGCAACTGGTGCTACTGGTGCTACAGGTGCTACAGGTGCAACAGGTGCTACAGGTGCTACAGGTGAAACAGGTGCTACAGGTGCGACAGGTGCAACTGGTGCTACAGGTGCTACAGGTGCAACTGGTGCTACAGGCGCAACTGGTGCTACTGGTGCTACAGGCGCAACTGGTGCGACAGGTGAAACTGGTGCAACCGGTGCAACCGGTGCAACAGGTGCTACAGGCGCTACCGGTGCTACTGGTGCGACAGGTGCAACAGGTGCAACCGGTGCTACAGGTGCTACAGGTGCTACAGGTGCAACCGGTGCAACTGGTGCTACAGGCGCTACCGGTGCTACAGGTGCTACAGGTGCAACAGGTGCTACTGGTGCAACAGGTGAAACTGGTGCGACAGGTGCGACAGGTGCAACTGGTGCTACAGGCGCAACAGGTGCAACAGGTGCAACCGGTGCTACAGGTGCTACAGGTGCTACAGGTGCAACCGGTGCAACTGGTGCTACAGGCGCTACCGGTGCTACAGGTGCTACAGGTGCTACAGGTGCAACCGGTGCAACAGGTGAAACAGGTGCTACTGGTGCTACTGGTGCTACTGGTGCAACAGGTGAAACTGGTGCTACAGGTGCAACCGGTGCGACAGGCGCAACTGGTGCTACTGGTGCTACAGGCGCAACTGGTGCTACAGGCGCTACTGGTGCAACAGGTGAAACTGGTGCTACAGGTGCAACCGGTGCGACAGGCGCAACTGGTGCTACTGGTGCTACAGGCGCAACTGGTGCAACAGGTGCTACAGGCGCTACTGGTGCTACAGGCGCAACCGGTGCTACAGGTGCGACAGGTGCTACAGGCGCTACCGGTGCGACAGGTGAAACTGGTGCTACAGGTGCTACAGGTGCTACAGGCGCAACAGGTGCTACAGGCGCAACAGGTGCTACAGGTGCTACAGGCGCAACCGGTGCTACTGGTGCGACAGGTGCTACAGGCGCAACCGGTGCGACAGGTGAAACTGGTGCTACAGGCGCAACTGGTGCTACAGGCGCAACCGGTGCGACAGGCGCAACTGGTGCGACAGGCGCTACAGGTGCTACAGGCGCAACTGGTGCGACAGGTGCTACAGGTGCAACTGGTGCTACAGGCGCAACTGGTGCGACAGGTCCTAAAGGTGATACAGGTCCAGAAGAGCATGTAAGTGTTGTAGCTAAAGATAACACCGTAAATGTTGACAATACGGCTAGAAACGCCAATGGAACAGTTAAGTACGAAGTAAGTGCTAATACCACTAACGTGACCGTAAATCCAAACGGAACTACGAAAGTAGATACCACTAATGGCGGTACAGGTGATAACTTAGTGAACGCAACCACAGTTGTGAATGCGATTAACAATGCATCATTTAACGTGACTACTGGTGCTCATGTAGATGCAGTAGTAACTGATACTGCTGGCGGTGTAACGACACAAGTGAAACCGGGATCAACCGTAACTATCACTTCCGGTAAAAACGTAGCAGTAAATCAAACTGTTGATGCACAAGGTAATCCGACTTTCGTTATCTCAACAACGAATGATGTAAGTCATAACAATGTGACTGCGAATAATGTGACTGCAACCAACGTTACAGCACAAAATGTAACCGCGAACAATGTAACTGCAAACAATGTAACCGCAGGTAATACAACCACAACTAACCTAACAGTTAAAAATGGCGGTAATATCGATATGGGCGGTAACCAAGTTCATAACGTAGCTAACGGTACTAATCCAACTGATGCGGTGAACTTGAGCCAATTGAATGCAACCAAAACTGTGGTGAAAGAAGGTAACCAAACTAAAGTTACTGCAACACCTAATGCAACTACCGGCGGTACGGATTACAAAGTGGATGTAAACACCACTAACTTATCCAACAATACTACCGATGGTAAAATCACTGTTCCGAGTGATGGTGGTTTAGTGACAGCAATTGATGTGGCTAACGCAATCAATGCAGCTTACTGGAAAGTGGGTGATAATGCAGGTACTGTGAAACACAATGTTTCTGCTGGTCACCAAGTGAACTTCGTAAACGGTAAAGCAACAAGCTCTAACGTTACTGTTGAAGCGAATGGTGTAAGTACTGTGACTTACGATGTGAATGCTGGCGATGGCTTACATATCGATGGCAATAATAAATTAGTTGCAAATGTTACCGACATTCAAGCTGGTGATAATGTTACTGTGAACAATAACAATGGTGTTTACACCATCAGTGCAAACAATACGCAAGCTAGCGTAAGTACTGATCCAAACAAAGGTATCACTGTAACTCCAACCACTAACGCGAACGGTACAACTAACTATAAAGTAACCGTTGATATCGATAACGACACTATTACCGTGAATAATCAAGGTAAATTAGTGGCGACAGCGAGTGGTTCAACTAACTTTAACGTGTCCACATCCAATGCGGGCAATAAAGTAGCCAATAAAGAAAGTGGTACGAAGACAACGCATATTACCGGCGGTAAAACCATCAATTACGCTGCAGGTAAAAACATTGCGATTGACCAAAACAATGGCGATATCCTCATCTCAACAACTGAAGATGTAAGCCATAACAGCGTAACCACTAACGACTTAACAGTGAATGAAGGCGGTAACATCAATATGGGTGGCAACCAAGTTCATAACGTGAAAGCCGGTACAGAAGATACGGATGCAGTAAATGTTTCTCAATTACGTAGCAACATCACTAACGTGAACAACCGTATCAATAAAGTACAAAAAGAAGCCCGTGGCGGTATCGCTGGTGCTAACGCTGCAGCTGGTTTACCACAGGTTTACATCCCTGGTAAATCCATGGTGGCTGCTTCTGCCGGTACTTTCAAAGGCGAAAGCGCATTAGCAGTGGGTTACTCACGCTCTAGCGACAACGGTAAAGTGGTTCTTAAAATCCAAGGTAACGCCAACACCCAAGGCGACTTGGGTGGCTCTGTGGGCGTCGGTTACCAATGGTAATCTCTAGCGTTTAGCTACTAACTCAAACCCGGCTTCGGCCGGGTTTTTTGTTTTTTATTTGTAGGAACAGACTTTATGTCTGTCCTAATAGGTTACGAGGAGTAAGGCGAAGTATAAAAGCTGTTTCTGATGTTTGTGAGGCCTTATCAAACGCCCCTATGAAATCCAAAGTTTTTTCGAAAATGATGTATAAGTCATTGATTTTATTGATATTTATTTAAAAGGGCGGGATCGCGGGAACAATATTAAGGTTTCCGCTTGAGTTTTGGGGCGATCAGGGTTTTAGGATATAATCTGGCTATCTTATAGATTTGATTATTTAGAGAAAAAACATGATAAAAGAGACAATTGCTGTTTTATATATTGTTCAGGGGAATGATTTTGCGGCTTGGGATAATTTTTACCGCTCATCGGAAGAATTTCTTTTGCCGGGACAACATAAGCAATATTTTGTATTCAGTGATGATGAATCTATTACTCGTAATAGCAACGTCTCAATAGTGAGAACGAATGGCTTAAAGGATAGCAAAAGTCGTTTTTGGTTATTCTCTGCTATTGAAAATCAGCTAGCGGAATTTACTTATGTCTATGCGTTTTCTTCTCACATTCGCTTCGTATCACCAGTCGTGTCTGAAGACATTACACCAACACCGAATAGTCCTTTTGTAGTTTACCGTCAATATCCGAATCTTGATCATGTTTTAGCGAATGAATTTCCTTATGAAAGAGCCGTGAATGCAAATAGTTATGTACCCTATGGCGCGGGAGAACAGTATTTGACTTGTGCGCTATTTGGTGGAATGCGGGATTCTTTTATTTCTGCTTGTCGATGTATTGATGCTGCGATTGAGGATGATCGTTATCGTCACATTGCCTCACTTAACGCTGAGGATAAGCAACTAAATCAGTATTTTCTTTATAAAAATAATATGAACGTGCTATCGGCAAATTGGATTCGGAAAGCAAATGAGCCCTGGAAACGTTATGCCAAAATGCTTGATGTCATTCAGGAGGGCTCTTTTGACATACCGGTAGATGTACTGGAGAGCGTTAAAAATATCCATGAAATATTTCGTTATGCACCGCATAGCTCTTTTCTCGATTTGCAGGAAAACGTAGCAAAAAGTTGGCGTGCTTTATTAAAGGCTTATTTGTATGGTCAATTAACGACATTTGATTTTCCAGCGAAGAAACCTGACTTGGTTGGCAAGAACATTATTTGGCAATATTGGGGGCAAGGCATTGATGATGGGTTACCAGAACTCACAAAGGTGTGTTTTGCTTCAGTCGATAGAAATAAAGGGGATTATACGGTTATTCGGGTAGATGATGCCTCTTTGGCTGAATATATCGATTTGCCGGACTTTATGTGGCAAAAGAGAGGTGGTGCATTTTCTGCGGCATTATTTTCCGATGTGGTACGTCTGGTTTTGTTATATGTGTATGGTGGTATCTGGGTAGATGCGACAATTATTTTTTCCTCACCTTTACCAAAAGAACTTTTAGAGCAGGATTTCTTCCTTTTCCATCGGGATATTGGCAATTCCAATAAGGCCTATTGGGAACGGATTAATAAGGATTATTTCTGTTGGAACAAGGAACATAAGGTGAATAGTCTAAATAGTTTCATTATTGCGAAGCCTTGGCATGTTGTGACAGAAACCTTGTTACAGTTGCTATTAAATTATTGGAAAACGCAAGATCATGTACCTTGTTACTATATTTTCCAGATTCTTTTTGATCAGGTGATGAAATATGATTTAGATAATCAAAGACTATTGATTCGGGATGATACGTTTCCTCATGAACTATCTATGAAATTGTGGAGTGACTATAACGCGGAAGAAATTAATGATTTGTTTAGTCGTTGTAGTGTACATAAGTTGACGGGTCATGCGAATCTAGCCGATTGCGGAGAAAATTCGGTGTGGCAACATTTAAAAAGAGAATACTTAGGTTAGTTTTTAAATAATGAAAAAGAGGGCTATAAAACAGCCCTCTTTTTTATGAGTATTCAAACAATACTGTTATTGCGTTAATCTTTCTTTAGCAAAATTTAGGTTTGCTTGGAAACGTTCTTTATCACGCTGAGGAATTGTTGGATTGGCCAATAATTCGACGCAGAGGTCATGACAAAGTTGATAATTTTCTACCCAGTAAGCACTTACTGCCAATTCGTCCTTAGCTTGCCATTCGTAAATTGGGTAGTTTACAAAGAGTCTATCATTACTTGGTGGAATACTTACCGCAGCCATTGCGTAGATGTAGGCTAATTTAATCCGATCATTAAGGCGTAAGTGACGCGCTAAGAAATATAAACTTTCAGCGCGTTGTGGGCGGTATTCATAAGCCGTGAGAAATGCTTGTTGCACTTCATCTAATGGGTAATCTAATTGTGCTTTTAATTGCGCAATTCGTAGTAATGAGTAATAAATTTCTTCTACCCAACCACCAAGTGCGACCCGCTTTTTGTAGGTATCTAATGCTTTTTTCAGATTACCGGAGTCATGCCAGGTTTGTGCTAAATAGAAGGTACAGCGTTGGATGAGACCTTCTCTACGATCCCAGAGACCTTCTTCCATTGCTTTTTGTTTTTTTGCTTCGCTGGCTTTTTCGAGCGCTTTCAGTTTTCTAATTTCAGCAGTTAATAATTTGGCATCGCGTTCAAATTTATCACTTTTAGAACCTCCGTCTGTAAAATCTGGAAGTTCGATACCGGTCAATAATTCTGAAGTACCATTGCCTTCAATAGAATCACAGTATTCATGGGTTGCTCCCCAATAACGGTAACGCTGACGGCCGGTTAATCGACCATTTACTAGACGAATATTGGAATATCTTATGGCGGTATTTTTTTGAATGACGGAATAGGCTGGTGCGCCTTGTAACTGTGATTTCCATTCTGGATCGATCACTTCTAAGGTCATATCGGCATCGCATAAGAAAATATAATCGGCTTTGTTTTCAGCCAATTCCAATGCTTCGCTACGATTGTGGGAAAAGTTGACCCAAGGTCGTTCAACTAATTCACCAGGGATTTTATGTTTCGCCATAAAATCTTTAATGATTTGTTGGGTGCCGTCGGTTGAGCCGGTGTCTACCACAACCCAATAATCAATTTGATCAACCATGGAACTCATGCAGCGTTCGATGATTGCTGACTCATTTTTTACGATAGCATTCCAGCAAATCGTCTTTTTATCGGTTTTCTTTGTTGCAGTCATTTTGGATTCCTTTAATTATGCTGATTTACTTAAGTGCCGGCATTACGGCGAAACATCAGTATTATAGCGGAAATGTGGTAGGTTTTTTATTTTAGGGGGATTTTATTTTGATTAAGTGGGAATTTTTATTCGCTTCATAAAATAAAAGTGCGATTCATTGAATCGCACTTTTTCTTTGAGTTAGCGGTTTATTTTGACTCGCTTTCTTGGCGAAGTTTAGCCGCTTTTACGAAACCTTCGAATAATGGATGACCATCACGAGGTGTGGAGGTGAATTCCGGGTGGAATTGACAAGCCACAAACCATGGGTGATTTGGAACTTCGATGATTTCTACTAATTTACGATCCGCAGATAAACCTGTTACTTTTAAGCCGGCTTTTTCGATTTGCGGAAGTAGGTTGTTATTTACTTCATAGCGGTGACGGTGACGTTCTTCAATGGTTTCTTTACCATAAAGTTCACGGGCCTTGGAACCTTCAATCAAGTGGCATTGTTGTGCCCCAAGACGCATAGTACCGCCGAGATCAGAATTATCATCACGAACTTCCACATTACCTTCAGCATCTTGCCATTCGGTGATAAGACCAACAACCGGTTGTTCGCAATTGCGATCAAATTCGGAGGAGTTAGCTTTTTCTAAGCCGGCAACATGGCGGGCATATTCGATCAAGGCAATTTGCATCCCTAAACAAATACCTAAATAAGGCACGTTATTTTCACGGGCATATTGCGCGGTTAAAATTTTGCCTTCCACACCACGGTAGCCAAAGCCGCCAGGGACTAAAATACCATCTAGGCCTTTTAATACATCAGTGCCTTTAGTTTCTACATCTTGTGAATCAATGTATTTGATATGTACGCTTAAACGATTTTTCAAACCGGCATGCTTTAAGGCTTCATTCACTGATTTATAGGCATCCGGCAATTCAGTATATTTACCGACCATACCAATGGTGACATCGCCAACCGGGTTGGCTTCTTGATAAAGCACTTGTTCCCATTCAGAAAGGTCTGCTTCCGGGCAATTGAGACCAAAACGTTGACAAACAAATTGATCCAAACCTTGGGATTTTAGTAGTGCCGGAATTTGATAGATTGAATTCACATCTTTGAGTGAAATGACAGCACGTTCCGGTACGTTACAGAATAATGCAATCTTAGCGCGTTCATTTGGTGGGATCATGCGATCTGAACGGCAGATTAAAACATCCGGTTGGATACCAATGGACAATAATTCTTTTACGGAATGTTGAGTTGGTTTAGTTTTTACTTCGCCCGCAGTCGGAATATATGGCACGAGGGTTAAGTGCATAAATAGAGTATGTTCACGACCGACTTGCACGGCAAGTTGGCGTAGCGCTTCTAAAAATGGTAGGGATTCAATATCACCAACCGTACCGCCCACTTCCACAATTACCACATCATGGCCTTGTGCTCCGGCGATGACACGATCTTTAATTTCATTGGTGATATGCGGGATAACCTGAATCGTTGCACCTAAGTAGTCGCCGCGGCGTTCTTTACGCAATACTTCAGAGTAAATCTTACCGGTGGTGAAGTTGTTGCGTTTGGTCATTTTGGTGCGGATAAAACGTTCATAGTGACCTAGGTCGAGATCGGTTTCAGCACCGTCTTGGGTCACGAATACTTCACCGTGTTGGGTAGGGCTCATGGTACCCGGGTCAACGTTAATATAAGGATCCAATTTCATAATAGTGACGTTGAGTCCGCGGGCTTCCAAAATTGCCGCAAGAGATGCTGCGGCGATGCCTTTACCTAAGGAAGAAACCACGCCGCCCGTGACAAAGATATAATTTGTAGTCATAGATAATCCTAAAAGATGTTGGGATATATAAAGGTTGAGCCAATCACAAACCAGCGCTAAAAGATGCGGTTTTCAAAAGTGAAGAATTTTGAGAGTTGGATTGAGATAAGTGGCTATCAGGACGGGCGGATAGTCTACAGGAATTGGGGCGCGAACTCAAACGGCAATTACAATTCAAAAATTTCTAAAAAACACAAATAAAATCAATTGCAAATGGTTATCAAAGTAGTGCTTTGTCCATAAAAACAATGCGGGATTTTGATTGTGTAAATTTAGGTTCTCTGTATAATGCCAGCAATTTCTTTATAGGAATGTGAAGAGGAGAAGAGCTATCATGCGCTATTATGTGGGGTATTTTTATGAATGAGAAATATCTTTTTGCACATTACTTGCGGGGGCTCGCAGTTTTAAGCGTATTATTCTGTCATTTAGGGGCTGCTTTTTTTGTGGATAATGCGCATTTATCTTCTTTAATTAATGTTCCTCCAATTCCTGAACCTAGCTATCCTTGGATAACAAGAGAGCTTGTACCTAGTGATTTTCCTGCCTTTATGGGGCCATTCGGTGTGGCTGTATTTTTTCTAATCAGTGGTTTTGTAATACCCATTTCGATTGAAAAATATAACCTTAAAAAATTCTTATCTAAGCGTTTTTTCAGGTTATATCCAACTTATGTTGTAGTATTTACTCTGAATATGATAATTGCTCTGATTGGATATTTCATTTATAAGAATGATATACAGGAATATCCATATTCATTCTTTGATGTTGTAACTTCATATTTTATTGGGTTAAATACCTATATTGCTGGAACAAGATGGTTAGATCCTGTTGCTTGGACGCTTGGTATTGAGATTGCCTTTTATGTTGTATCAGTAAGTTTCTTTAAACTTTTTTCATTAATTTTTAAAAGACCGACGATCTCTATTTTTGATGTGATTATTCTTGGCTTGCTACTTCATATTACTTCAGTATTCATATCCCATCATTCAGATATTATTTTTCAAAAATTTAATTTCATCAATGTTGGTACTTTTATCAAGGCTTCATACTTGATGTC
It includes:
- a CDS encoding glycosyltransferase produces the protein MTATKKTDKKTICWNAIVKNESAIIERCMSSMVDQIDYWVVVDTGSTDGTQQIIKDFMAKHKIPGELVERPWVNFSHNRSEALELAENKADYIFLCDADMTLEVIDPEWKSQLQGAPAYSVIQKNTAIRYSNIRLVNGRLTGRQRYRYWGATHEYCDSIEGNGTSELLTGIELPDFTDGGSKSDKFERDAKLLTAEIRKLKALEKASEAKKQKAMEEGLWDRREGLIQRCTFYLAQTWHDSGNLKKALDTYKKRVALGGWVEEIYYSLLRIAQLKAQLDYPLDEVQQAFLTAYEYRPQRAESLYFLARHLRLNDRIKLAYIYAMAAVSIPPSNDRLFVNYPIYEWQAKDELAVSAYWVENYQLCHDLCVELLANPTIPQRDKERFQANLNFAKERLTQ
- a CDS encoding ESPR-type extended signal peptide-containing protein — its product is MNKIFKVIWNHATQTWTAVSELGHAHGKTKSQKLAKLTAVAGVVIGALAVSQDAMAAVDVTGSKINVAPNGLPGNTVTDNSIVVGYQNTVQRPGNGNGMTIVGANNTVSGDSALAVGNQNKAMNGAALAVGAGNTASGEASIAVGNLANATAIRSAAVGNNANAAADGASAYGSRANATGQDSVAISTNTTASGKNAVAVGSYSTASGRNATAVGTTSKATEERASAFGVLANAEGVNSTALGQSAHASAQFATAVGDRTQAGAAAVAVGTQANASKQDSIAIGNNATGAWTNTVAVGKDTIASQDHAIAMGTSANTSGVQAIGIGSYSKAEANSSIAIGQNATVSGVAATAAVAVGYLAEATAANTFAGGKSAKASVDNAVALGVQSNASARNAAALGAYSAASGERAAAVGAAANASGKHSTALGTGSSASIENAVALGSDSETAENFVPTNNATVGTVTYSNFAGNTSALGNGAVVSVGKAGSERQIQNVAAGRINSTSTDAINGSQLYSVTNALVSNPFKFEGLQGSAQVGSTYNYTPSSSANAILQLVAGTGLKMTEGTVTTDASTGKSYHKFVLSVDPSYVGATGATGATGATGATGATGATGATGATGATGATGATGATGATGATGATGATGATGATGATGATGATGATGATGATGATGATGATGATGATGATGATGATGATGATGATGATGATGATGATGATGATGATGATGATGATGATGATGATGATGATGATGATGATGATGATGATGATGATGATGATGATGATGATGATGATGATGATGATGATGATGATGATGATGATGETGATGATGATGATGETGATGATGATGATGATGATGATGATGETGATGATGATGATGATGATGETGATGATGETGATGATGATGATGATGATGATGATGATGATGATGETGATGATGATGATGATGETGATGATGATGETGATGATGATGATGATGATGATGATGATGATGATGATGATGATGATGATGATGATGATGATGATGETGATGATGATGATGATGETGATGATGATGATGATGATGATGATGATGATGATGATGATGATGATGATGATGATGATGATGATGATGATGATGETGATGATGATGATGATGETGATGATGATGATGATGATGATGATGETGATGATGATGATGATGATGATGATGATGATGATGATGETGATGATGATGATGATGATGATGATGATGATGATGATGATGATGATGATGATGATGATGATGATGETGATGATGATGATGATGATGATGATGATGATGATGATGATGATGATGATGATGATGATGETGATGATGATGATGETGATGATGATGATGATGATGATGATGATGATGETGATGATGATGATGATGATGATGATGATGATGATGATGATGATGATGATGATGETGATGATGATGATGATGATGATGATGATGATGATGATGATGATGETGATGATGATGATGATGATGATGATGATGATGATGATGATGATGATGATGPKGDTGPEEHVSVVAKDNTVNVDNTARNANGTVKYEVSANTTNVTVNPNGTTKVDTTNGGTGDNLVNATTVVNAINNASFNVTTGAHVDAVVTDTAGGVTTQVKPGSTVTITSGKNVAVNQTVDAQGNPTFVISTTNDVSHNNVTANNVTATNVTAQNVTANNVTANNVTAGNTTTTNLTVKNGGNIDMGGNQVHNVANGTNPTDAVNLSQLNATKTVVKEGNQTKVTATPNATTGGTDYKVDVNTTNLSNNTTDGKITVPSDGGLVTAIDVANAINAAYWKVGDNAGTVKHNVSAGHQVNFVNGKATSSNVTVEANGVSTVTYDVNAGDGLHIDGNNKLVANVTDIQAGDNVTVNNNNGVYTISANNTQASVSTDPNKGITVTPTTNANGTTNYKVTVDIDNDTITVNNQGKLVATASGSTNFNVSTSNAGNKVANKESGTKTTHITGGKTINYAAGKNIAIDQNNGDILISTTEDVSHNSVTTNDLTVNEGGNINMGGNQVHNVKAGTEDTDAVNVSQLRSNITNVNNRINKVQKEARGGIAGANAAAGLPQVYIPGKSMVAASAGTFKGESALAVGYSRSSDNGKVVLKIQGNANTQGDLGGSVGVGYQW
- the pyrG gene encoding glutamine hydrolyzing CTP synthase, which gives rise to MTTNYIFVTGGVVSSLGKGIAAASLAAILEARGLNVTIMKLDPYINVDPGTMSPTQHGEVFVTQDGAETDLDLGHYERFIRTKMTKRNNFTTGKIYSEVLRKERRGDYLGATIQVIPHITNEIKDRVIAGAQGHDVVIVEVGGTVGDIESLPFLEALRQLAVQVGREHTLFMHLTLVPYIPTAGEVKTKPTQHSVKELLSIGIQPDVLICRSDRMIPPNERAKIALFCNVPERAVISLKDVNSIYQIPALLKSQGLDQFVCQRFGLNCPEADLSEWEQVLYQEANPVGDVTIGMVGKYTELPDAYKSVNEALKHAGLKNRLSVHIKYIDSQDVETKGTDVLKGLDGILVPGGFGYRGVEGKILTAQYARENNVPYLGICLGMQIALIEYARHVAGLEKANSSEFDRNCEQPVVGLITEWQDAEGNVEVRDDNSDLGGTMRLGAQQCHLIEGSKARELYGKETIEERHRHRYEVNNNLLPQIEKAGLKVTGLSADRKLVEIIEVPNHPWFVACQFHPEFTSTPRDGHPLFEGFVKAAKLRQESESK
- a CDS encoding capsular polysaccharide synthesis protein, whose protein sequence is MIKETIAVLYIVQGNDFAAWDNFYRSSEEFLLPGQHKQYFVFSDDESITRNSNVSIVRTNGLKDSKSRFWLFSAIENQLAEFTYVYAFSSHIRFVSPVVSEDITPTPNSPFVVYRQYPNLDHVLANEFPYERAVNANSYVPYGAGEQYLTCALFGGMRDSFISACRCIDAAIEDDRYRHIASLNAEDKQLNQYFLYKNNMNVLSANWIRKANEPWKRYAKMLDVIQEGSFDIPVDVLESVKNIHEIFRYAPHSSFLDLQENVAKSWRALLKAYLYGQLTTFDFPAKKPDLVGKNIIWQYWGQGIDDGLPELTKVCFASVDRNKGDYTVIRVDDASLAEYIDLPDFMWQKRGGAFSAALFSDVVRLVLLYVYGGIWVDATIIFSSPLPKELLEQDFFLFHRDIGNSNKAYWERINKDYFCWNKEHKVNSLNSFIIAKPWHVVTETLLQLLLNYWKTQDHVPCYYIFQILFDQVMKYDLDNQRLLIRDDTFPHELSMKLWSDYNAEEINDLFSRCSVHKLTGHANLADCGENSVWQHLKREYLG